One genomic region from Xyrauchen texanus isolate HMW12.3.18 chromosome 4, RBS_HiC_50CHRs, whole genome shotgun sequence encodes:
- the LOC127643167 gene encoding T-cell acute lymphocytic leukemia protein 2-like has product MTRKVFTNTRERWRQHNVNTAFAELRKLIPTHPPEKKLSKNEILRLAMRYINFLVTLLENQGGEPTAHSQAALLTLLTGNMQNLRTDRTWNSDTDPPSPGSSCESSEAW; this is encoded by the coding sequence ATGACAAGGAAGGTGTTCACCAACACTCGTGAGCGCTGGCGGCAACATAATGTCAACACTGCCTTTGCAGAGCTGCGGAAACTCATCCCCACTCACCCACCCGAGAAAAAGCTCAGTAAGAACGAGATTCTACGGCTAGCCATGCGCTACATCAATTTTCTGGTTACTCTTTTGGAAAACCAGGGCGGGGAACCAACGGCTCACTCTCAAGCCGCACTTCTCACACTGCTTACAGGGAACATGCAAAATCTGCGCACTGACCGCACCTGGAACAGCGACACTGACCCACCCTCGCCCGGGTCCAGCTGCGAGAGTTCAGAAGCGTGGTAG